Proteins found in one Sorghum bicolor cultivar BTx623 chromosome 1, Sorghum_bicolor_NCBIv3, whole genome shotgun sequence genomic segment:
- the LOC8055690 gene encoding protein NRT1/ PTR FAMILY 5.6, translating to MNNAGTQLLAQTNPSSSSLAKGARPHRLLSECLVARMEKKSFEVGVEDHEVWVDDSSVDHRGRSPSRATTGSWKAAMFIILIEFSERLSYFGIATSLMIYLTKVLQEEMKVAAKNANYWMSVTTLMPLLGGFLADGYLGRFSTVVVSTAVYLMGLTVLATAQLAPGLKPDRSPRLHEALFFVGIYLVSVGTGGHKPALESFGADQFDEAHAAERVQKMSFFNWWNCALCSGVLLGVTAIVYAQERVGWGAATVVLAAVMAASLAVFLAGRRSYRYRVPKGSPLTPLLQVLVAAFRKRRLPLPADAAELYEVRTPQSGKKRLLCHTYQLRFLDRAAIVEPGAGEEAFGPWRLATVTQVEETKLVLAMVPIWVCTLPFGMAVAQVSTFFIKQGSVMDRHLGPHFELPPASIFALSAIAMIATVAAYDKALVPYLRRATGGERGISILRRVGIGMAFAIAGMGVAAAVERRRLLSSAEAAAQPPSVLWLVPQFALMGVADGFALVGLQEYFYEQVPDGMRSLGIGLYLSVIGAGSFLSSLVITAADRASSRGGRASWFAKDLNHSRLDLFYWLLACIGAVNLAFYAVVATKCSYKQTVRAGRVGDDKSAAAAGDVECAA from the exons ATGAACAATGCTGGTACTCAGCTACTAGCTCAAACAAacccgtcctcttcttcactaGCAAAGGGAGCAAGACCTCACCGTCTTTTGTCggagtgtttggttgctagGATGGAGAAGAAGAGCTTCGAGGTTGGGGTCGAGGACCATGAGGTCTGGGTGGACGACTCCTCCGTGGATCACCGCGGGAGGTCTCCCTCCCGCGCCACCACGGGGTCGTGGAAAGCCGCGATGTTCATCATCT TGATTGAGTTCAGCGAGAGGTTGAGCTACTTCGGCATAGCCACGAGCCTGATGATATACCTCACCAAGGTGCTGCAAGAGGAGATGAAGGTGGCGGCCAAGAATGCCAACTACTGGATGAGCGTCACCACGCTCATGCCCTTGCTCGGCGGCTTCCTCGCCGACGGCTACCTCGGCAGGTTCTCCACCGTCGTCGTCTCCACCGCCGTCTACCTGATGGGTCTGACGGTCCTGGCGACGGCGCAGCTGGCGCCGGGGCTGAAGCCCGACCGCTCGCCGCGCCTGCACGAGGCGCTCTTCTTCGTGGGCATCTACCTGGTGTCCGTGGGCACGGGCGGCCACAAGCCGGCGCTGGAGAGCTTCGGCGCGGACCAGTTCGACGAGGCCCACGCGGCGGAGCGGGTGCAGAAGATGTCCTTCTTCAACTGGTGGAACTGCGCGCTCTGCTCGGGCGTCCTGCTCGGCGTCACCGCCATCGTCTACGCGCAGGAACGCGTCGGCTGGGGCGCCGCCACCGTCGTGCTCGCCGCCGTCATGGCCGCCTCGCTCGCCGTCTTCCTCGCCGGACGCCGGTCCTACCGCTACAGGGTGCCCAAGGGCAGCCCGCTCACGCCGCTGCTCCAGGTCCTCGTCGCCGCGTTCCGGAAGAGGCGGCTCCCGCTCCCGGCCGACGCCGCCGAGCTGTACGAGGTCAGGACGCCGCAGAGTGGCAAGAAGAGGCTGCTTTGCCACACCTACCAGCTGAG GTTCCTCGACAGGGCGGCCATAGTGGAGCCCGGCGCCGGCGAGGAGGCTTTCGGGCCGTGGCGGCTGGCGACGGTGACGCAGGTGGAGGAGACGAAGCTGGTGCTGGCGATGGTGCCCATCTGGGTGTGCACGCTGCCGTTCGGCATGGCGGTGGCGCAGGtgtccaccttcttcatcaagcAGGGAAGCGTGATGGACCGCCACCTGGGCCCGCACTTCGAGCTCCCGCCGGCGTCCATCTTCGCGCTGTCGGCGATCGCCATGATCGCCACGGTGGCGGCCTACGACAAGGCGCTGGTGCCGTACCTGCGTCGCGCCACGGGAGGCGAGCGCGGGATCAGCATCCTTCGGCGCGTGGGCATCGGCATGGCGTTCGCCATCGCGGGGATgggcgtggcggcggcggtggagcgCCGGCGCCTGCTGTCATCGGCAGAGGCCGCCGCACAGCCGCCGTCGGTGCTGTGGCTGGTGCCGCAGTTCGCGCTGATGGGCGTGGCCGACGGGTTCGCGCTGGTGGGCCTGCAGGAGTACTTCTACGAGCAGGTCCCCGACGGCATGCGCAGCCTGGGCATTGGCCTCTACCTCAGCGTCATCGGCGCCGGCAGCTTCCTCAGCAGCCTGGTGATCACGGCGGCGGACCGCGCCAGCTCCCGCGGGGGGCGCGCCAGCTGGTTCGCCAAGGACCTCAATCACAGCAGGCTGGACCTCTTCTACTGGCTGCTGGCGTGCATCGGCGCCGTCAACCTGGCATTCTATGCGGTCGTCGCCACCAAGTGCTCGTACAAGCAGACCGTCAGGGCCGGCAGGGTTGGAGACGAcaagtccgccgccgccgccggcgacgtcgagtgcgCCGCGTAG